The nucleotide sequence ACTTTGCTAACCATTCTACAACTGTTTTTTACTATCTGttcagtattttttaaatacttctCTTGGAAGGTTCATTATGGTTAGAAAGACTGGTGTATAATCCCACCCACAGACAGTTGTGGCATTGATTACCCAGATTACACAGAGTTAAAGGTTACAAGTACACATGTATTGTACAACTagctaatattttaatttgcatCTATATAAAAATACTTCCTCAGATTCTTAgatagaaaatgtaaatgttaacatttcCAAGTAAGAGAAGGATCTACAACTGTTCCCACTGTTGCTTCCTGTAGCCTGAGAATGGAATTTACCTGAGGTCAGCTGTTTGCAGATGAGGCTGCTGCTCCGATCCACTGATATTGTCTCTGCCCTGGCTGACTGTCACCTGAAACTCCTCCAGCATATTTTCTATTTCTCCTAagcaaaaaaattcaaatacaGAACAATTAATACATGCTTCCAATACCCAGATTTGGACCAGCTACATATGCACAGCAGGAAAAGGGGCTTAAATATCAGACAAATCACAGTATATGAATTGTgttcttttaatgttttaatctaTAAGACTCTCTGTAATTAGTCTTTTAAACATAGTTGTCAAACTGTAGTTTATGAAATTCATATTATACAGTTATATGCCAATATGCTGCCATTTTTGGCCTCAGTAGTTGCATAAGCATGTCACCTTCCAGGCGCACCACACGAGCCTCCAGGCTCTTCTGCGTCTCCTTTAGTTGAACTACGTCCAGCAGAGCTTTGGGTGACTCTGGGTCCTGCTCAACCCCACTGTAGACCTGGCACAGGGCTCCATCAGATACGTTTGTCAAAGAGTCTCTTAGGGTAGGAGAGACATTAATCCCTCTACTTGTATCTGAGAACCCGGTGTCAGTGATGCTGTCTTTCAGTTCCTGTATGGAAATGGATCATATATCCACCATTATGTCATCTTGAGAGGACACGATTCTCTAAATTAAGACTACATGCAATGCAATCAAATCTAGCATTTGTTTGCTAAACATCTCGGCTGGtatgttgtgttcatttcggTAAATTATCACATTCTATTCAATCTGTTTTAATTAAGCAGGGTTTTATAAAGTACGAGTTATTCAAACTGCACAAATTGCACACAGTGCTAATCCATCATCTTACCTTCAACATGTTTTGTCTCTCGATGACGAGAGCCGCTCGCATGTCTTCCATAGTCACACACTGCATAAACAAGATAATGAACAGGTTCAGCTTTTGTTGCATTTTACTGTTTTCTGTcacctgtgttacactctgtgtaaATGAACAGACTTCAGTATGAACTGATGTTCTCACTTTGACTATGTGGAATGTATTCGATAAAAAGAAGTGAAGTATATGTATGTGCTCACCTGATTAAGCTGATTTTGGAGtgtttccatttctttcttcagCATGTTTATCTCCTCCCTGAGCTCCTGATTCTCTTTATTCTTTGATTTTTGCATCAGACTTGTAGACTGAGAATGGAAAATATGGGCCTTCAGATACTTATTAAGGTTTCAGTTTATGTTTCTACACTAAGATTTCTCAGACAGAATGTTATACATTTCAACATCACAGTGACTAACAGTAAAATAGTAAAGTTTAATGTGGAGGCTAATTTAAACAACATGTAAAACGGGGTAGAAAACATTACAGGTATTTGTGTAGTATTAGATTTCTGCTGAACAATAAGAGGAGATCCAGATGTTAGAAGAATGGCTAAAGAATGAGGTCTTACCTTGGACACTGCTTGCTCCAATTGTTTGCTCGTGTCCGAGATGGAGAGGCTCAGCGGCTGCGACTCATCTTCATCCCAGCCGACGTccgctgtctctctcctgtccgctctctctccctcctgtccgctctctccatcctgtcccctctctccatcctgtccgctctctccatcctgtccgctctctctccctcctgtccgctctctccatcctgtcccctctctctccctcctgtccgctctctccatcctgtcccCTTTCTCCATCCTGTCCGCTCTCTCCATCCTGGCCGCTGTCACCCCACTGCCCGCTCTCTCCATCTCGGCACCACGCCGGTTTATTAACCCGAGCAGTAGACCTCGTAGAGCTTTGAGGTCCAGGACGCTCTTTTTACTGCCCGGGATAGACGTGTCCAACAAGTCTAGCAAagttttttttgacattttctcaTGAAGTCCACTCATCGTAGCTTCTCTTTGAAAATGAACAGCTAATACTAACACGTTGATACTCTGATGTAAGGTTCTGTTCTAacccagatagcaaaataggtctggcccacacaatgcacttacacttgGCCCAGATGCCGCAAAGAATGACAGTCCTTTGCTGGCCCATATCTGGTTTGCCAGAGATGGGCGATGCAtgggccagcactgggccacactGCTGGTTCCTTTCCATATCACTTACACCCCTGTTCCACTTGAAAAGTGAAAAGTTGAAATACAGCCCTgcaggagaaaagaaaatttaAGATGAAttgtaataagtaataaatgataaatattgattatttacatatttttaaagaTACAATAGATGAGTGGTTCTCAAACATTTCCAAGTCAACAACCCCCACATTGATATGCATGTAGCGGAGGACCCTCATATGACAGGGTATGGTGCCAGGGACCCCCCCAGATGATTTTTGGTATTAAAATTtggaacatttttgaaaactgtTAAGATTTCAAAACAAAGCAATGTGAGACACTTATTAATGTTCAAATACAGCCCtgcaatgcaaataaaatataaaaactgagGCAACTTAATAATAAACTACATAAAATgcagcatatacacacacacacacacatatatatatatatatatatatatatatatatatatatatatatatatatacacacatacatatacataatatatatatatagtggtcCTCGAACAAACCTAGTCAATAGTGAGGATCCGTGTCCCCGTGCTCTCGGAAGCCAACGAGAATATGGAGTCAAGCCGTGCAGGTCGTGTACGAGACTATCGCgacatttgttttgttatcGCTTTACGGACAGTGCGCGTGCAGTTTTTATTCCCGCTTCACAGACGAAGCGGGAATAATTGGCGGGAAAAATACGCTAGCTACTTTGACTGTGTGTTATAACTCGACAATCCCGTCCAACTATCGTGGGAATGTGggaatattatataatgaaattattatataatattaatataatgttcCTCCTTTCTATAGCCGGGCAACTATTGTTTAAACATCTAAACAGAATTCCAGCATAGAAGCTAACGATCTGTCCCACAGACTCCGGCCACCCAAAATACAAAAACCGTTTGCTCACTTCAGGGCTTCATTACCAGATATTGCACGGAGTGAGTGACGTTTCTCACAAAGCTTCTCTTCAACATTATATGAAACTCGGACAGTCCAGCTTCCCCGTTCAAATGAAATACAGTTTAAGCTACAACttgtttctttaaaatattctgtaaagaTTAATAATACCGTGTACTcacctctctgttctctctgctcaaAACAGCGTATCCGATTCAGATCGCACTTCGAAGTAGCAGGAGCCAATGAGAGCGTAGGAATCGGGATCACATGTTGAGCGGCGGCCAATGAGAGCGAAGAACAAGATCGGTTGGTTGTCGTCAGTGGTTTGAAGCGCTCGACACGGCGTATCGTCTCCGCCCATCACTACTTTTCAGAATAATGAGAGTTTTAATATCTCAGCACACCGTCCTGCAATTCAATAGGTATAAGACCAGGGccattttattcactttttcaagccatttttattcacttaataaaaataaaacagaaataaacgtTTTCTGTCAGTGTTGGAgcatgtgatgtggtgtgagtTTGAATGCACAAAATTGCAATAAACTCTGAAAGAGCTGAATTAGTGTGAGACACCACATAGAAAACATATGGGCAACATCAGCTCAATCACAatcgggccacatctggcatggacagacctggaccacataaaccaaaccataacggggccacatctggcagggACAGACCTGgaccacatctggcatggacagacctggaccacataaaccaaaccataacggggccacatctggcagggacagatctgggccacataaatcaaaccataaccgggccacatctggcatggacagacctggaccacataaaccaaaccataacggggccacatctggcagggacagatctgggccacataaatcagaccataaccgggccacatctggcatggacagatctgggccacataaatcaaaccataaccgggccacatctggcatggacagacctgggTCACatgaaccaaaccataaccgggccacatctggcagggacagatctgggccacataaaccaaaccatacccGGGCCACATCTGTCAGGGACAGATCTggaccacataaaccaaaccataaccgggccacatctggcagggACAGATCTggaccacataaaccaaaccataactgggccacatctggcatggacagacctgggTCACatgaaccaaaccataaccaggccacatctggcagggacagatctgggccacatgaaccaaaccataaccgggccacatctggcatggacagatctgggccacataaaccaaaccataaccgggcaacatctggcatgccatcatataaacagtgccatcactgccagacctggtccgcatctggttgacataccacttgccatgccagcaATCAGCCAGCAGTGCtggcttaatgccagatctggccccGACCCGTCTGCTATGTGGGAAGGTTCTGTTCTAAGGTTCTGTTCTGTTGCGTAATAAATTCGAATGTGTTACTATAGAGACCTGACCTGACAAGAACATTAAAACACTTCAACACCAAACCCTTAAATCACTCATGTCTGCCATGTCGAGACAAAAAGCGGCTAAGCTGCTAACTAGCTAGGTCAGTTTTTCTAACGAAGTTTATAACAGCTTGTTGcagcaataaacaaacataaaaatgaaggaatgaacacacattacactttaTAGTTACAATTTACTATGTTTACCAATGATTACTGCTTTGTTTTTCATCTGTCCCCTGTTTGTCATGAGCAGTAAAACTGACCACTGTTCTTACAAATCCTCCAGgtcctgcacattttatttatttattttttgctacaTATTTTGACCCCTTTTCAGCGGTGACTATAATTTTTAGGTCCATCTTTTCACACTTAGGTCAACTGAGAGACTCGTACACAACTATTTCAGAAGGTGCAAACGTTCATGAATGTTCAAGAAagcaacacaaaacattaaGATCCAGGGTAGACTGTTATTATTTCAGTCTATAACTTCATTCAGTCACACAAAAGGAAGAAAGTTGCTGGTCAGTCATCCTATAATGGGGTCAAACAAGAAATCACCTTAGTAGGGATCAAACCATGATGTTGTTGTGAACAGTGCAGAGGGTAAATGAGAGAgcaaaataaatgagaaatacagaaatacatctATGACATAATTTCCCCAAATTCATGTGTGACCATGCGGTTGATATGTCTGTCCagggtaaaaagaaaaaagccagATTGTAGTGCAGTATAAAGTGTAATGAGAGGGTGATCTGTGAGTGGATTATAAGGATAAGTAAACATCACGGTCaatattatttacacacaaacaaatactgACATATATCCATGCagtaatttatttgatttttcttATTGTAGTGAAAAGGAAAGATGCACAATAAACTGTTCTATGGTAAAAGCAAAGCTCTGATTCCTCAGCCAGAGAAATCAGAAATAGAGGACAATGAAAGCAATAAATGTAGaggatctttttttttggaacatcTCTTTATGTTCCAGGGCATGCAGGctgcactgatgatgatgatgatgatgatgaacctGATGATGTACAAACAGTAATAGCTTAGTGACACAGACATTGCTTGTAGGAAGACAGGAGGTAAAACACAGCTCATGTGTATCCCAGATCAGACTCCAGATGCACTGACCAGCACCAAGGATCCAGATATCCAAATCTTGTGAGCGAGTCCCATCAAAACCTACTGAGTCTTCACTTCCAGGAGCACACTCACCTTGCAATCTCCTTGTCAGTTGATTTCTCCCTTAATGTTTGttgtctgctgtgtgtgaggATGCTAGGTCTACTGCTACACCTGCAAGATTTTTAAGTTGATATTGACCTAGCCATTCTTTTTTTGCGTAAACAAGCCATTCTCTAACCATTCTTCTAACATCTGGTACCAGGTCCAGTCAGTCCAGAgccaaacacaaagacacaggtGAATGACAGGGACTATCCTAAGTTACAGTGCAAGCCATGACCTTGCTATCCTGGGGCCAATAGTAGGACTCCAACGTCTAGCTTATGAATTCTGTTAACTTTGATCAGCATCAGCAATAAAGGTACAAAGGTGCACAGTGCATGGTGGACTAGTGCACTTTGTCCCAGTGGCCTGTCCTTAGATGAGTTTCACTTGCATATGTCTGGGGTGATTTAATGAATAATCTTTGTAAGTCCTGTGGCAGCATGGCATTGATTTTATCTGATAACTTTAGCTCATGGAAAAGGAGGGCTTTTACAAACCAGCCCTGTAGAGCCATACAGGTACCAGCCTCCTTGTTCTAAACAGGTTTGTTGAGTAAAATCCTGTGTTTTAAACTGTGGGACATACTTACATTTTGGACCCTTATAAGGCGGAAGACGAGCATGCCACCTCGTCTGCCAGGTCAATATCAACTTAAAAATCTTGCAGATGTAGCAGTAGACCTAGCATcctcacacacagcagacaaCAAACATAAAGGGAGAACTCAGCCCACAAGGAGATTGCAAGGTGAGTGTGCTCCTGGAAGTGAAGACTCAGTAGGTTTTGATGGGACTCGCTCACCAGATTTGGATATCTGGATCCTTCACTTTCTTGAAAAGAATCAGCATGCACACAGAAAAGCACCCAAGATGTTTGTACTACCTGTGACTTTTAGGGGGGTTTAGTTAGAACATTACATGCGGCATCATATCTTTAGAATACCAAGGTTTTCTTTTAAGTGTTTTCAATCCTTTGTCTGTGGGccgtttttattttgtttgtttttttggtaaaatgtaaaatcaaaaGCATAGTATTCATCAGTTTGTGCAGGATGATGATTTGGATGAATCAGAATAATGTTCTGTTCTGTAAATGATgcaggttaaaaaataaatgtaaaagaacattttaaatagtttCACACTGCGTAACAGCTTATGATAATgggacatttaaaaaattacttgaaattttttaataatacagcCTCTTGTGTGCATGCTGAGACTTTCCATCAAAGTCAAGTTGGAAATCATCCAAAACTGGTGATCGACTCCTATCAAAATCTATCAAGTCTCCTCTTTCAGAAGCCATCAAGCAGAAGTCATGGCTGATTCTAATggaagccaagatcaactgattaaactgctgatatcaggtgtggctccggcttcattggtatgaaaacctgatGATCAACAAGCTATAACCAACAGTTTAGAATACTTAACATAATTCAAAACAACTTCAAAACAAGCTGTCTGAGCAGTCTACTGGGCAGAAATGGTTCCTAAATGTCCTACATTTCCATGAGCCAAAGGTACTAGATATAATTAATGCCATTTAGGATTCTGAACATAACACATGCTATGTTCAATCACCCCAAAATGTAGACATATGCATCTGTCTGTAGTCCAGCATGTAATGTGCACCTATGCCCCTTTACTGCTGCCCTTTACTAGATTATGGAGTCCAACTCCAAGATGATAAGCTCATGGCTTCCACCGTAACTTATGATAGTACCAGTcagtcatctgtgtgtgtgcatttggcCATGGACTGACTGGATCCGGTGCCTGATATCCATTCTGTTAGAGAGCATGCACAATGGCAAACCctactgttactgttatcaATCACCTTTGCAAATAGTGAGAGAACTGCCTGCTCAGTTTACATGCATTGGAGGCCAGATGGGCAGACCTTCTGACTAAACTCAGGTCAAGGTCACATTTTACTTATCAACTAACCTCAGAACAATCTGACCAGTATGTACACTATCGTACTATTTATATTGAACAGTGATCCTTAAACCAAGCGTTAATCTATCATTTCCATAGTCTTCACATGAATGATGTTCGTTTTGGACTTCCCCATCGGAACCACAGCTGTCTCCCTCTTTGGTTTATTTGTAAGAGATCTCTCAGACTGGCCCAAGTTAGTACACAGTCTCAGCCTGGCGGTGTAAAATGGCTGAAGATTAACTACTGAAGCATAAATTGAAAGTGGATTATGGGCTGAGAAAGTAGAATTTGTTTCCTTAGGATATAAAGTTACAATAAGACGTAAGGGATCTcttgctaacatcttgatgccagcaaaatggggacgaagtacaatattaggcaggtcataatgttatgcctgaccggtgtaaATTACACGTGAAAACTTTAACCAGTAAGCGAGGTAAGCAATACCAAGtagcctatataaatcatatagtacttattactcttctatcatatattgtatggtctgtctataaccattaagattttacCGTTATTgttacatcttttcaaatgcgccccccatgattcatgaatagtggaacgttCCTATCTTACTGCACATGCGcgagattcccatacctggaatcCCCCAATCCACTAAATCCGCCCCTGAGCATAATAAGGATGCTTGGTTAAAATTGGTGGCAAATATTGAAATTTTTGAAAACCACAGAAGTTTACTGGCAAATATGACATACGGCCTTACATACGGCGGTGAAAAATACTTAGATGTCCTCTCCTTATTAAAAATTCGACACTCATGGTCGACGTTTCTTTTCTTTGGCCCATTTATTGTTAAACCTGGGCTCAATGCAATAGCAAACGTGAAGAATGAATATCTGTGTAGCAAAAGTCAGTAGTGTTTGGAGTGCGCCATCTAGTGGAATCAACTGAAACGCAGGGTATTGCAGGAAAAAGGAGAAATGAATGCGGTTTTTTGGACAATATTGTGAATATTTGACGGGCAGGATTAAACAGCTGTATAGATTGGCCACCGTTGCTTTAACCAAAAATGGTAAACACAAGTGTCacggaagaaaagaaaagaacaaaacaaaactctaGATTATCTCATACATTATGATTCTAACCTGACTAACCAAaacaaatcatcatcattaacatgcCCTGCCTAGCTACACTTACTACCCAAACCAAAACGTACAGGGGTGGCGATCACTCCTTGCCTAGTGTGTCTAAAGGTCAGCTCTGGGTGTCGTGCAATGTATGTCATGTGACATCTTACCTGTCCACTTATCCCCTATATACAGGGGACCAAGTCACCATCAGAATAACAGCGGAATAATGATGAAACATAAATGACAAAAGGTGACAGGATGAAATTGAACTCATAATGATTGACACATACTGATTGACACAACAAAAGGGTTGGGATGGGTAACAGAACAATAACAAGACAACAGCAATCACCACAATAATCAAGGCAGTGAGTTGAGACGACTATCACACATTCTGTCCCATGTCCCATTTAAACCGTAGTGAGAGACAAAAATtaaagcgtgagagagagagtcagaggaaaagaagaagaagaagaagagaaaaaaacagacattatGCCAAGGACATGACAATGAGACAAGCACATACAGTACAAGCGAGCAGGAAGTATAGAGCTATGGAAGTATGGATTTCCATTTTCATGCTCCAATCCACCATGCCCAATAGCCATGCAGGACAACTTTTGACCTGATGGACCTGCTGAAGATTCATGATCCTGACCTTCCTTTTGTAGGCTTCATGATAGCATTAAAGATGAGGATGCAATCACATTATCCTGTATGGACTGGAGGCTATCCAGCTACAGGTAGACATCAAGTACAATGGCATCAGTATGTCAAAATAGTCAGATTACTCACTATATCAATtaatttatctttcttttctttttctgatctTGTCCTTCATTTCCTTCCCCAAGCTTCTCTTCTGCTCGATTTGAAGCACCAGCAGTTCTGACTTCCCAAATTGCAGCTCCTCATCCAGCTTCTGCACTGCATTCCTCGAAGTGTATGTGACAGTGacagtatatataatatgcatGATATACATAAGGAACTGTACAACTGAGAAccaactgtatatatatatatatatatatatatatatacacactatattgccaaaagtattcgctcacccatccaaataatcagaatcaggtgttccaatcacttccatggccacaggtgtataaaatcaagcacctaggcatgcagactgtttttacaaacatttgtgaaagaatgggtcgctctcaggagctcagtgaattccagcgtggaactgtgataggatgccacctgtgcaacaaatccagttgtgaaatttcctcgctcctaaatattccacagtcaactgtcagctgtattataagaacgtggaagtgtttgggaacgacagcaactcagccacgaagtggtaggccacgtaaactgacggagcggggtcagcggatgctgaggcgcatagtgcgaagaggtcgccaactttctgcagagtcaatcgctacagacctccaaacttcatgtggccttcagattagctcaagaacagtgcgcagagagcttcatggaatgggtttccatggccgagcagctgcatccaagccatacatcaccaagtggaatgcaaagcgtcggatatatatatatatactaatgCTCAAAAggttgggatcacttgcatattcagcttgatttcagctacctAGGAACATTCCatcaggggtcagcatgggcaccctgactggtctgcagctatgcagctatgtgtgtgtgtgtatgtgtgtgtgtgtgtgtgtttgtgtgtgtatgatagatttttaaaataaaataaccatatcccattaaaaatatttaaacaaaatctgaaCTGAATTAGAAATCTTAGAATGTCAAATATTATTTGCAGTTATTTAAAACATGTATTTATCAGAGTTCCAGTAAACTAGATGCTAAATGCTAGACATATTAACATACTGATAATTCAGGCCAGAACTGGACAAAAGACATAACATTTCTGCTCGTCTAAATTTTATTATATCAAATACACATGACCTCCCTTAACTACAACAATAAATTCCATCAGTCTgaacagtaaaagaaaaactCTGAACCTCTGGACATTTAAAGGCTGTAGGTTAATGAATGTAAAATTTAAGTGGAATTACACaaagttttaacattttttaaataaaagatttaatgcATATGCCTTAGATTACTTGCTTTAAGTTCCAAATCAGACTCAACATTTTTCAATTAATGTTAATTTACAGTATTAGATTTTGTAACCATTTGAGCCCTGAGTGTGTTAAATTTTTCAGCCTGCTCAGCTAATTGATCAGTATCCCTCTGAATCCAGGCACACACCTCCATCAAGTGAACTCCCTTTGCAGTTCTTCCAGGTCATCTTCCAAAACATTTCCAAAGTCCACGCATGGCACCCCCTCTCTTTGTTCTCTCTTTATGATCAAAGTAGATCATGTATCTGGTTAATACACTTAATGCATAAAAAGCTGTGCATAACCTTATCCCTATAATATCCCTACCAGCTGAAATCGCTCTTGTCAAGTGCTTGTCCTGCAGAAAAAATTGAACTATTGACTTCATCTTTCCCTTGCACCATTCTGGGTCTCTGCTCATGATGAAGGGGTCTAAGCATGCACTCTGCAGGACAGTGGGGTATTTTAAAGGGCTCTTTTCTTGAATTCTCTTAACAATTCTTGACCGTATGCAGTCTCTTCTAAATTTGAGGGCACTGACTCTCTTCACTTACTCTGTTGCCTGATTTGCTCTGAAGAGCCTATCAAGTAGGGAATGCAAAGATCACATAAGTAATATGCAGGGAATTAATGGAATGTAGTTTTAAGGTTTTTTTGCGTAAACATATAAAACAGTAACAATGCATTACCTCAAGGACAGAGTCAGCACCCTAGTCACTGTCAGCATTGCTTGCACTAACCCAACACTTCTGGTCATCAGGGTCAAGTTTGGTCAGTTTAAAGGGAGTGATGTCTTGGAGTAGTTCTCATTTGATAAAGCGTCTCAACAGACTCTATAAATTGAAAAACAAATTTGTCTAGTTATTATACACCCTGTCATCCAGTTTTGTTATTATATCCTACACAGCTATTACTCAGTGTAGTATACCCACTCTAAAAGatcataaaagaaaaagaaaaattagtcATTTAAATTAAGCAGAAATGAGATTATTACCATTATTAAATCTGTCAAGTCTCTGCACAGAAATGGCAGTTTTGGCTCATCAGTCTGGCATTTCATCAAGAATGGACAAAAAGCTCTGGATATCGCCATAAAAAACTGAAGTTTGGGTAAGATCAGACAACTTCTATTTGCTGCTTCAATTATGTCAAAAGAAGGAGTAACAGAGTTTGTAGTTCATGTCTATAGACTGCCTCCATGTATACTTGAAGCTTTGGCCATACCTCAATGGATCTCTCTGCAACAGGCAGATTTTTACCCATCTGCGTCCACTGAATTGGAGTGAAAAAAGAGCTGAGCCAGTAAGTTTTGTTTAATCCTCTCCTCTTGCAGGGACAttgtaaaacaacaacaagcaaaGTACATTGCTCTCAACAGTTTCTCAAAATTCCATGTGGAGAAGCCAGTCTTGAGTGAATTGTGTATCTTGTGCAACCCACAGCTCCCAAAAGAAATTAGCTGCCGACCACCATGCAGTTCATTATGTTCTTGCTGGACATTACTGAGGAGCTTCAAGTTCACTTTTTGGGCCATCCATACTAATAGAAAGGACCTGCTTCAGGTCTTACTGTCAGCAAGAGTTTCTACAGATGACCATCTAAGCATACACTTTCAGGTGGCGACCATTTTGGACAGAGCGCTTTTGCATCAAGCGCCATTTTAAGAGCTACGGCGCTATTTAAGGATGCCGCCAGAACACTTTCTTCTTACTTGTGCTGTCGAGACATCCTGCTGTTTTTTCTTAAGCTTCCCTGCCAGTTTTTGACCCTCTTACTTTCCAATCATGCCTCATTTCTGCCTTTGATGCCTTGTTTGCTGATTGCTCAGTCTACTGCTTTGTTCTAGTTTTGATTTTGAACTACCGGTTGGA is from Hemibagrus wyckioides isolate EC202008001 linkage group LG24, SWU_Hwy_1.0, whole genome shotgun sequence and encodes:
- the LOC131344846 gene encoding kinesin heavy chain-like isoform X3; protein product: MSGLHEKMSKKTLLDLLDTSIPGSKKSVLDLKALRGLLLGLINRRGAEMERAGSGVTAARMERADRMEKGDRMERADRREREGTGWRERTGGRESGQDGESGQDGERGQDGESGQEGERADRRETADVGWDEDESQPLSLSISDTSKQLEQAVSKSTSLMQKSKNKENQELREEINMLKKEMETLQNQLNQCVTMEDMRAALVIERQNMLKELKDSITDTGFSDTSRGINVSPTLRDSLTNVSDGALCQVYSGVEQDPESPKALLDVVQLKETQKSLEARVVRLEGEIENMLEEFQVTVSQGRDNISGSEQQPHLQTADLRNEVQSLHEELQNVKQEMLALSEQKESSEKEMQDAQEAVLKLQAECEKLHRTTNKLLKHQKQGQSQTQELYKIMKERDEKMADKEITKIVEDIRADMQTLENKVLLHDTAAAKLKKKLRDLYCNFCDYKETCQNANEKIFQDLDCKTSQ
- the LOC131344846 gene encoding kinesin heavy chain-like isoform X1; its protein translation is MSGLHEKMSKKTLLDLLDTSIPGSKKSVLDLKALRGLLLGLINRRGAEMERAGSGVTAARMERADRMEKGDRMERADRREREGTGWRERTGGRESGQDGESGQDGERGQDGESGQEGERADRRETADVGWDEDESQPLSLSISDTSKQLEQAVSKSTSLMQKSKNKENQELREEINMLKKEMETLQNQLNQCVTMEDMRAALVIERQNMLKELKDSITDTGFSDTSRGINVSPTLRDSLTNVSDGALCQVYSGVEQDPESPKALLDVVQLKETQKSLEARVVRLEGEIENMLEEFQVTVSQGRDNISGSEQQPHLQTADLRNEVQSLHEELQNVKQEMLALSEQKESSEKEMQDAQEAVLKLQAECEKLHRTTNKLLKHQKQGQSQTQELYKIMKERDEKMADKEITKIVEDIRADMQTLENKVLLHDTAAAKLKKKLRDLYCNFCDYKETCQNANEKIFQDLDCKRVFDKVQLPLL
- the LOC131344846 gene encoding kinesin heavy chain-like isoform X2 produces the protein MSGLHEKMSKKTLLDLLDTSIPGSKKSVLDLKALRGLLLGLINRRGAEMERAGSGVTAARMERADRMEKGDRMERADRREREGTGWRERTGGRESGQDGESGQDGERGQDGESGQEGERADRRETADVGWDEDESQPLSLSISDTSKQLEQAVSKSTSLMQKSKNKENQELREEINMLKKEMETLQNQCVTMEDMRAALVIERQNMLKELKDSITDTGFSDTSRGINVSPTLRDSLTNVSDGALCQVYSGVEQDPESPKALLDVVQLKETQKSLEARVVRLEGEIENMLEEFQVTVSQGRDNISGSEQQPHLQTADLRNEVQSLHEELQNVKQEMLALSEQKESSEKEMQDAQEAVLKLQAECEKLHRTTNKLLKHQKQGQSQTQELYKIMKERDEKMADKEITKIVEDIRADMQTLENKVLLHDTAAAKLKKKLRDLYCNFCDYKETCQNANEKIFQDLDCKRVFDKVQLPLL